One region of Acidobacteriota bacterium genomic DNA includes:
- a CDS encoding ABC transporter permease gives MIFTIALRNVFRQKRRTVLTVLTMLGGFALSAIAIAWSDGSYSYIIDMFARNQLGHIQVHGQGYLDRPSLYKVIGDYDEVGAAIERVPGVEFWAPRVFCAGLAAVGNKSAGVRIIGIDPERESAATRFDRKVTSGRSFSPSAAGEAVLGEGLAKTLHAAIGDEVVVVSQAADGSIANDLYTIVGLVATGSNISDQSALYLHLHDAQELLVLEGRVHEIAVIGDDLDDVPDLASDIKAALGDNGLAVETWKEFAKSFYHAMKVDQQGSWIMVVIIVLVVAVGVLNTVLMTVLERTREYGVLRAIGTAPAQIFRLVLLEVLIMAAIAVVLGAALSYGVNYALSIHGITLPVSFTYGGVVFTKMFTEINARSFYIPGVSVVLSAILISMLPATKAARVAPARAMRTH, from the coding sequence ATGATATTCACAATCGCCCTCCGCAACGTATTCAGGCAGAAGCGGCGCACCGTTCTGACCGTGCTCACCATGCTCGGTGGGTTTGCGCTTTCGGCCATAGCCATAGCCTGGTCCGACGGCTCGTATTCGTATATCATCGACATGTTTGCACGAAACCAGCTGGGTCATATCCAGGTGCACGGCCAGGGGTACCTCGACCGGCCGTCGCTGTACAAGGTGATCGGCGACTATGACGAGGTTGGCGCCGCAATAGAGAGGGTTCCCGGAGTCGAATTCTGGGCGCCGCGGGTCTTCTGTGCCGGTCTTGCGGCAGTGGGCAACAAGAGTGCCGGAGTGAGGATTATCGGCATCGATCCGGAGAGGGAAAGCGCTGCTACGCGCTTTGACAGGAAGGTGACATCGGGCCGGAGCTTTTCGCCGTCGGCCGCCGGCGAGGCCGTGCTGGGCGAGGGCCTGGCAAAAACCCTGCACGCGGCTATCGGCGACGAGGTCGTTGTCGTGTCTCAGGCCGCCGACGGTTCCATCGCCAACGATCTGTACACGATCGTCGGCCTGGTCGCCACCGGCAGCAACATAAGCGACCAGAGTGCCCTTTACCTGCACCTGCACGATGCCCAGGAACTGCTGGTTCTCGAGGGTCGCGTTCACGAGATCGCCGTCATCGGCGATGACCTGGACGACGTGCCCGACCTGGCTTCCGACATTAAAGCCGCACTGGGCGACAACGGCCTTGCGGTCGAAACGTGGAAGGAGTTTGCAAAGTCGTTTTACCACGCCATGAAGGTCGACCAGCAGGGCAGCTGGATAATGGTGGTCATCATCGTTCTGGTCGTGGCCGTCGGAGTCCTCAATACGGTGCTGATGACGGTGCTGGAGCGGACCCGGGAGTACGGGGTGCTGCGCGCCATCGGCACGGCCCCGGCGCAGATCTTCCGGCTGGTACTGCTGGAAGTTCTGATTATGGCTGCAATCGCCGTCGTGCTCGGCGCCGCGCTCAGCTATGGCGTCAATTACGCCCTGTCGATTCATGGGATCACCCTGCCGGTGTCCTTCACGTACGGCGGCGTGGTGTTCACGAAGATGTTCACCGAGATAAACGCGCGGAGTTTCTATATACCGGGCGTGAGTGTGGTGCTGTCGGCTATTCTCATTTCCATGTTGCCGGCGACTAAAGCCGCCCGCGTAGCTCCGGCCAGGGCCATGCGGACGCATTAG
- a CDS encoding outer membrane lipoprotein-sorting protein — protein sequence MRPSQHLALVLLVCPALALTPGAQTNDETEIRAIIEEIDQLYRSESSYSELEMEVVTPHWQRTLAMEAWSLGLDRTFIRITSPKKERGVATLRVESEMWNYLPKTDKVIKIPPSMMMSSWMGSDFTNDDLVKEFSLFEDYTYEFVTVEAPDDNLIYINCIPREDLPVVWGNVVIAARRGDHLPVWQKYYDEKGALVRVLHYRDIREMGGRTLPAVMEMVPQRKEGHRTLIRYTRVEFDAQFEEEIFSLRHLRSQR from the coding sequence ATGAGACCGTCACAACACCTGGCCCTGGTGCTTCTGGTTTGCCCGGCCCTGGCCCTGACGCCCGGGGCACAGACTAACGACGAGACCGAGATCAGGGCCATTATCGAAGAAATCGACCAGTTGTACCGGAGTGAGTCGAGCTACTCGGAACTGGAGATGGAGGTGGTCACCCCTCACTGGCAGCGGACGCTCGCCATGGAGGCCTGGAGCCTCGGCCTGGACAGGACGTTCATTCGGATTACGTCCCCGAAGAAGGAGAGGGGCGTGGCCACCCTGCGCGTCGAGAGCGAGATGTGGAACTACCTGCCCAAGACGGACAAAGTGATCAAAATCCCGCCGTCCATGATGATGAGCTCGTGGATGGGGTCCGATTTCACCAACGACGACCTGGTCAAGGAATTCTCGTTGTTCGAGGACTACACGTACGAGTTCGTCACGGTTGAAGCCCCGGACGATAACCTGATTTACATAAACTGCATACCGCGCGAGGACTTGCCGGTGGTCTGGGGCAACGTCGTCATTGCGGCGCGGCGGGGGGATCACCTTCCCGTCTGGCAGAAATACTATGACGAAAAGGGCGCCCTTGTGCGCGTGCTGCATTACCGGGACATACGAGAGATGGGGGGACGCACGTTGCCCGCGGTCATGGAGATGGTTCCGCAGCGCAAGGAGGGGCACAGGACGCTCATCCGGTACACCAGGGTCGAGTTTGACGCGCAGTTTGAGGAAGAGATCTTTTCGCTGCGCCACCTCAGATCGCAGCGGTGA
- a CDS encoding S41 family peptidase encodes MRLHLLTLTALLVWSGTLLADEARLLRFPDVTGDKVTFVYAGDIYVVSRGGGQAIQLTTHEGLELFPKFSPDGSAIAFTGQYDGDWSVYVMPVIGGEPVRLTYHPGIQQTSERFGPENVVMGWHPDGSRVLFRSRRETNDWWDGRAYLVSVTGGLPEPLPMAVAGFTSFSPGTDKVAYCPIHRDFRTWKRYKGGMAQDVWIFDLNSFEAEKITDWAGTDNMPMWHGDKIYFNSDRTGTLNLYSYDVPTGELRQVTSFTEYDVRWPSLGPDGIAFENGGYVYVLDLPSEAQHKLNISLTTDRHAVRPEFAGVSDRVIDYDISPDGKRAAMRARGDLFTVPAKEGDVRNLTASPGANEAYPRWSPDGKWIAYFSDATGEDELYLTSHDGAETVQLTTGGDCHRFDPVWSPDSRRLAFSDKNLKLHCVDIETKKVIEIDRAKYNSIRDAAWSPDSRYVCYSKDVDSRISAVFMYAFDDNTVHQVTPALTNDYSPVFDPDGKYLYFLSERNFNPILSSYEFSMVYNAIDNLFLIVLDADTPSPFAPRSDEVTPTEEKSVEKESEKAKPDKESGVKVKVDFNGIFDRQVAFDLPAGNYSGLAAVPGAVFYVSNPIRGLRGNVTQDERILHKYDLNERKRHEFLSGIGGYRLSADQQKAFIEKDSSFYIVSIEGSEADLKDKALDLSGMETRIDRPAEYVQMFNQVWRAQRDYFYDRNMHGVDWAKMRDRYAVLLPYVSNRFDLTYIIGEMVGELCCSHTYVGGGDYPSIPPSEIGLLGADLEIDHASDRIRIKRILVGENWDEQLRSPLREPGIDVKEGEYLLAINGEEITAATNPYALTENTVGKQITLTVNDRPTMSGAREVTIKPLASEETLRYFNWVEKRRRYVDSLSDGQIGYIHIPDMDDFGLVRFSKMFYNQVRRPGLIVDVRYNGGGFVSSLILDRLRRPVTAMGMSRNTVERPVSGTGLNAHMATLTNEFSCSDGDYFAYFFRHYGLGPLIGTRTWGGVVGIEGFDPLVDGGYYTVPGGTIYTLDGKWVMENIGVEPDMKVENRPDRLARDYDDQLDRAIEYVKAKLKEDPKTLPPLPDPPTPR; translated from the coding sequence ATGAGGTTACATCTATTGACCCTGACGGCTCTGCTCGTGTGGAGCGGCACACTGCTGGCTGACGAGGCTCGCCTGCTTCGTTTTCCCGATGTCACCGGAGACAAGGTTACGTTCGTTTACGCCGGCGACATTTACGTGGTGTCTCGCGGCGGCGGCCAGGCTATACAACTGACCACGCACGAGGGTCTTGAACTCTTTCCGAAGTTCTCCCCGGACGGGAGCGCGATCGCGTTTACGGGGCAGTACGATGGCGACTGGTCGGTCTACGTGATGCCCGTCATCGGCGGCGAGCCCGTGCGGCTTACGTATCATCCCGGCATTCAGCAGACCAGCGAACGGTTCGGGCCCGAAAATGTCGTCATGGGCTGGCACCCGGACGGTTCGCGGGTTCTCTTTCGATCGCGCCGGGAGACCAACGATTGGTGGGACGGCCGAGCCTATCTGGTCAGCGTGACCGGCGGCTTGCCGGAGCCGCTGCCGATGGCCGTGGCCGGCTTTACCAGCTTCTCACCCGGGACCGACAAAGTGGCTTACTGCCCCATCCATCGCGATTTCCGGACCTGGAAAAGGTACAAGGGGGGCATGGCGCAGGATGTCTGGATCTTCGACCTGAACAGCTTTGAGGCCGAGAAGATCACCGACTGGGCCGGCACGGACAACATGCCCATGTGGCACGGGGACAAGATCTATTTCAATTCCGACAGAACCGGCACGCTGAACCTGTACTCGTACGACGTTCCCACCGGGGAGCTTCGCCAGGTAACATCGTTTACCGAATACGACGTCCGTTGGCCCAGCCTCGGCCCGGACGGCATTGCGTTCGAGAACGGCGGTTACGTCTACGTGCTGGACCTGCCGTCGGAGGCGCAGCACAAGCTGAACATCTCCCTGACCACCGACCGCCACGCAGTGCGCCCCGAGTTCGCCGGCGTGTCCGACCGGGTCATTGATTATGATATATCACCCGACGGCAAGCGGGCGGCCATGCGCGCCCGGGGCGATCTGTTCACCGTCCCGGCCAAAGAAGGTGACGTGCGAAACCTGACGGCCAGCCCGGGAGCCAACGAGGCATACCCCCGATGGTCTCCCGACGGCAAATGGATCGCTTATTTTTCCGATGCCACCGGAGAAGATGAGTTGTACCTGACGTCGCACGATGGTGCAGAGACGGTTCAGTTGACGACCGGCGGCGACTGTCACCGTTTCGACCCGGTGTGGTCGCCGGACAGCAGGAGGCTGGCATTCTCGGACAAGAATCTCAAACTGCACTGCGTCGATATTGAAACCAAGAAGGTGATCGAGATCGACCGGGCGAAGTACAACTCGATTCGAGATGCCGCCTGGTCGCCCGACAGCCGGTACGTGTGCTATTCCAAGGACGTCGATAGCCGCATCAGCGCCGTTTTCATGTATGCGTTCGACGATAATACCGTTCACCAGGTGACGCCGGCTCTCACCAACGACTATTCGCCGGTTTTTGACCCTGACGGCAAGTACCTGTACTTTCTCTCTGAACGCAACTTCAATCCAATCCTGAGCAGCTACGAATTTTCAATGGTATACAACGCCATCGATAACCTGTTTCTGATCGTTCTGGACGCCGACACTCCTTCCCCGTTTGCCCCCAGGAGCGACGAAGTCACGCCGACCGAAGAGAAGTCAGTCGAAAAGGAGTCCGAGAAGGCAAAACCGGACAAAGAGTCAGGCGTGAAGGTCAAGGTGGATTTCAACGGTATCTTCGACCGTCAGGTGGCGTTCGATTTGCCGGCCGGCAATTACAGCGGGCTGGCCGCCGTACCCGGCGCGGTGTTTTACGTTTCCAACCCCATCCGCGGTCTGCGCGGCAACGTGACTCAGGACGAACGGATCCTGCACAAGTACGACCTCAACGAGAGGAAGCGTCACGAGTTTCTTTCCGGTATCGGCGGGTACCGGCTGTCGGCCGACCAGCAGAAGGCGTTTATAGAGAAGGACAGCTCCTTCTACATTGTGTCAATCGAGGGAAGTGAAGCCGACCTTAAGGACAAGGCGCTCGACCTGTCCGGCATGGAAACGAGAATTGACCGTCCGGCGGAATACGTGCAGATGTTCAACCAGGTCTGGAGGGCGCAGCGAGATTACTTCTACGACAGAAACATGCACGGCGTCGACTGGGCAAAAATGCGTGACCGCTACGCCGTCCTGCTACCGTATGTGTCTAATCGATTCGACCTCACTTATATAATCGGGGAGATGGTCGGTGAACTGTGCTGCTCTCATACATATGTGGGCGGCGGCGACTACCCGTCCATACCGCCCAGCGAAATCGGCCTGCTCGGCGCCGACCTTGAAATCGACCACGCCAGCGACAGAATACGGATCAAGCGTATTCTCGTGGGCGAAAACTGGGACGAACAGCTCCGTTCCCCCCTCCGCGAGCCGGGAATAGACGTCAAAGAGGGAGAGTATTTGCTGGCTATCAACGGCGAGGAAATCACCGCCGCTACAAACCCCTACGCCCTGACCGAGAACACGGTCGGGAAGCAGATCACGTTGACGGTCAACGACCGGCCTACGATGTCGGGCGCACGCGAGGTCACGATCAAACCGCTGGCCTCCGAAGAGACGCTCCGGTATTTCAACTGGGTGGAAAAGCGACGCCGGTACGTTGACTCGCTGTCCGACGGGCAGATCGGGTACATCCACATTCCCGACATGGACGACTTCGGCCTGGTCCGCTTCAGCAAGATGTTTTACAACCAGGTACGCCGGCCCGGCCTGATTGTGGACGTCCGGTACAACGGCGGCGGCTTTGTCTCCTCCCTGATTCTCGACCGCCTGCGGCGCCCGGTTACTGCCATGGGCATGTCCCGCAACACCGTGGAACGCCCGGTTTCCGGTACCGGCCTGAACGCCCACATGGCCACGCTTACCAACGAGTTCTCCTGCTCCGACGGCGATTACTTCGCCTACTTCTTCCGCCACTACGGACTCGGACCGCTCATTGGCACGCGGACCTGGGGCGGCGTCGTGGGCATCGAAGGCTTTGACCCCCTGGTCGACGGCGGGTACTATACCGTGCCCGGAGGCACCATCTACACTTTAGACGGTAAGTGGGTCATGGAGAATATCGGCGTGGAGCCGGATATGAAGGTCGAGAACCGGCCGGACCGCCTGGCCCGAGATTACGACGATCAGCTCGACAGGGCCATTGAGTACGTGAAGGCGAAACTGAAGGAAGATCCCAAGACGTTGCCGCCGCTGCCCGATCCGCCGACTCCGCGCTGA
- a CDS encoding transglutaminase-like domain-containing protein — MEVATGLPVSGAQAPIPLCLSAGSAAASPDALAGRVSTVAEGRLRAGNGHNLRAAPIDADRARAYYLLQEPCDSEVKMRLVGLQTLFLLSVATAAPVTASGEAGPYPADVAAVLEASGENRAELEKVLHNYAAPADSLKLRAAYYLIGNMEGHSYVTYGLHDSAGAEVAFDVLDYPDYGSLRETFDTLESQWGTLEFERREPLADMHSITADFLVTQIDYAFRAWREKPWAAGLSFEAFCEYVLPFRGSNEPLEPWRAEFWDRYADVADGSVDPSDPVAVARLINDDIRSWFRFDERYYYHPTDQGLSEMLENQMGRCEDMTNITIYAMRANGLAVTSDYTPYWADAGNNHAWNAIVTGSGKVIPFMGAESNPGEYHLAHKMAKVYRKTYGKQPGNLTFQERKQEKIPRWLSGKSYLDVTADYTDVCDVTVTFDGPIPDSVDIAYLCVFNSGEWQAIHWGTINNGAALFTDMGANIAYLPALFLNEEVYPFGDPFILRSDCSPADLGPESGSPISVTLVSATRPKATAAAGAEMEVFLTAGTAYELFYWSDGWQSAGTSIADGGPMVIDGVPSGALYWLVPEGSNRENERIFTFAGGQQVWW, encoded by the coding sequence TTGGAGGTTGCAACCGGCCTGCCCGTGAGCGGCGCGCAGGCGCCGATTCCGCTTTGCCTTTCCGCCGGATCGGCCGCCGCCAGTCCGGATGCTTTGGCCGGGCGCGTCTCGACCGTGGCCGAGGGCCGGCTGCGGGCAGGAAACGGACATAACCTGCGCGCGGCTCCTATTGACGCCGACCGCGCGCGTGCGTACTATCTCCTGCAGGAACCATGTGACTCGGAGGTAAAGATGCGCTTGGTAGGTCTTCAGACGCTGTTTCTTCTGTCAGTCGCGACAGCCGCCCCGGTGACCGCGTCGGGAGAAGCAGGGCCGTACCCCGCGGACGTCGCGGCTGTCCTCGAGGCTTCAGGAGAAAACCGCGCCGAGCTTGAGAAGGTGCTGCATAACTATGCGGCCCCCGCTGATTCGCTGAAACTGAGGGCGGCGTACTATCTTATCGGCAACATGGAAGGTCACAGCTACGTCACGTATGGACTTCACGATTCGGCCGGGGCCGAAGTAGCCTTTGACGTCCTTGACTACCCGGACTATGGTTCCCTCAGAGAGACGTTTGACACGCTGGAGTCGCAGTGGGGGACGCTGGAATTCGAGCGGCGGGAACCTTTGGCGGACATGCATTCCATTACGGCCGACTTCCTGGTAACGCAGATTGACTATGCCTTTCGCGCGTGGCGGGAAAAGCCGTGGGCCGCCGGGCTTTCGTTCGAAGCATTTTGCGAGTACGTGCTGCCTTTCCGCGGGAGCAACGAGCCCCTCGAACCCTGGCGCGCGGAGTTCTGGGATCGGTATGCGGACGTAGCCGACGGATCGGTCGACCCCTCCGATCCCGTAGCGGTAGCCCGGTTGATCAATGATGACATCAGATCCTGGTTCAGGTTTGACGAGCGCTACTACTATCACCCCACGGACCAGGGCCTGTCCGAAATGCTTGAGAATCAAATGGGCCGGTGCGAAGACATGACGAACATCACCATCTATGCGATGCGCGCCAACGGCCTGGCCGTCACCAGTGACTATACACCCTACTGGGCCGACGCCGGCAATAACCATGCCTGGAATGCCATCGTCACCGGCAGCGGTAAGGTGATCCCGTTCATGGGAGCTGAAAGTAATCCCGGGGAGTACCACTTGGCCCACAAAATGGCCAAAGTATACCGCAAGACTTACGGAAAACAGCCGGGCAACCTGACCTTTCAGGAACGAAAGCAGGAGAAAATCCCCCGCTGGCTGTCGGGCAAGAGCTATCTCGACGTCACTGCCGACTACACGGACGTCTGCGACGTGACGGTGACGTTTGACGGGCCGATACCCGATTCGGTTGATATCGCTTACCTCTGTGTTTTCAATTCCGGGGAGTGGCAGGCCATCCACTGGGGAACGATCAACAACGGCGCCGCTCTGTTTACCGACATGGGTGCGAACATAGCCTACCTCCCGGCGCTGTTCCTCAACGAAGAAGTCTATCCTTTCGGCGACCCGTTTATTCTCCGCTCTGACTGCTCTCCGGCCGATCTTGGGCCGGAAAGTGGTTCCCCCATCTCTGTGACGCTGGTTTCGGCAACGAGGCCGAAAGCGACGGCGGCCGCAGGCGCCGAGATGGAGGTCTTTCTTACCGCCGGGACGGCTTACGAACTGTTCTACTGGAGTGACGGGTGGCAGTCGGCGGGCACGTCGATTGCCGACGGCGGGCCGATGGTGATTGACGGCGTGCCGTCAGGTGCCCTGTACTGGCTTGTGCCTGAGGGTTCGAATCGTGAGAATGAGCGCATCTTTACTTTTGCAGGCGGCCAACAGGTATGGTGGTAA